CTAACCATACAGCCAGTGGCATACCGACAAGGTAAAAGCAACAGAGGTTAATGTTCGCTCCCTGTTTCGGCCTGGCGGTACCCCTTAGCACTCCACACCCAGTAGTTTGTGGGCAGTTCCCAAGTTCACATAATCCGATTATAGGCAAAGCAACAGAAGTTAATGTTATGATCTCTTTATCATCCGTAAACATGGTAGCCCATACGTTCCCAACCATTACAGCGAAAAAAAGTGCTGAAAAGCCCAGCATGAAGCCACAGTAAAGGCCAACAAAGGCGGCGAGCTTCGCCTTCTTGGGCTGGTTTGCTCCGAGCTCATTTGCTACTCTGGTTGATACACTGAAACTTAGACAAGACGGAAATATGTAGATTAACGCTGTTGTTTGAATCAAAATACCCATTGAAGCCACAGCAGCTCTGGGGTTTAACAGCAACCCGCATAGAAGAATCATGATCTCGTACCACCACCATTCAAGGCAGACTGAAATGCAACTTGGAATGGCCAAATTCAACAGAGATTTCCATTCTTTAAAGCACTGCATTGAAAATCCTCCCCACGTCTTTTTATGGACTCCAAAGTAGAGAATATAGATTATCAATGAGCCTACAAGATTGAAGTTAGTCCATACCCCGCTAAGAGCAATTCCCCGGGTTCCTAATCTAAGGTGAGAtacaagaagataattaattggTAAGTGTAAAAGAATGGATAGCATAGCGCAACATGTCAAAGGTAAAGTTATGGATTGGGTTCTAAGATAGATTCTTAGCGGGTGCAAAAGAGACTGAGCCAAGAGGTCAGGAACCGAGTAAATAAGATATAATTGTGCTTCTTTGGCTATAGTTTCATCTTGTCCACAAAGTATGAGTATTCTCCTCATGTTCATCCATAGAAGAGAAATGGGCAAAGAAGAAACTAAAAGCAGAAGCACCGTTCTTTGCAACGTGGTTCCGAGAAGGGTATACTTTCTGGCACCAAAGGCTTGTCCACAAATGGATTCCATTCCTACGGCAAGACCAGAAAGAACAGAGTAACCGGTGATATTAGCAAACCCAATGGCAAGTGAACCTCCTGCCAAAGCAAGCTCACCGAGGCGGCCAAGAAACAGCATGGAAATCAATGAACGGGAGTATAACATGAGCCCTGTTAATATCATAGGAAGAGCTATCTTTGCAATGGAAATGGCTTCCTTGACAAGAAGAGGTATGGTTAAGCTGCAGTTTTCTTCTTGTTTTGGTGCTGGGCTTCTGAGGATCAACGGTTCGTAAGTGTTGGACCCTTCCCTAAGGTAAAGAACGTTTGAATTACATTTGCAGGAGCAATGGGAAGACGTAAACTGGCACATCTTTATGTATTACTGAACTGAAACAGAAAGCGTGAGAAGAGAGGGTATTGGGGGGAGTTTTACAAGGGGGAGTAGAGCAGGTTTTATAGTGGGCTTTGGGTGGTGGGGAACGGCTCTTGTCAGAATTTCAACGTTTGCTTTTTCAACTTCACAGTtgtaaaaacatttttattttgaaaaattaactgtttaaagtattatttattactccaaaaatgattttaaaaagcaaataaagattATTTATTACTCCAAAAATAAGCTCCTAATATTGGACCGGCccccaaagaataaaattttacttCCCTAAGAGATTAATGATCAACAGAATATTTCAATATAATTAGGGGTTTTGCATAAACTAAGGAGTGCACATAATTACAAGGTGAGAACAAGGACAAAATAGGAGATTGGAGTTTCAAAGATGACGCTTTTTGCAATGTACAAAAAGGACCATCAATATTTGTCGGGGAACCTAAGGGAGTTTTTacaattatcatattttttgAAGGAAGATTAATGTAAAGCCTTTCCTGCCTCCCTTAAATTGTCCGCTGTGAATGGAGAGC
This window of the Gossypium hirsutum isolate 1008001.06 chromosome A09, Gossypium_hirsutum_v2.1, whole genome shotgun sequence genome carries:
- the LOC107888818 gene encoding protein DETOXIFICATION 49 translates to MCQFTSSHCSCKCNSNVLYLREGSNTYEPLILRSPAPKQEENCSLTIPLLVKEAISIAKIALPMILTGLMLYSRSLISMLFLGRLGELALAGGSLAIGFANITGYSVLSGLAVGMESICGQAFGARKYTLLGTTLQRTVLLLLVSSLPISLLWMNMRRILILCGQDETIAKEAQLYLIYSVPDLLAQSLLHPLRIYLRTQSITLPLTCCAMLSILLHLPINYLLVSHLRLGTRGIALSGVWTNFNLVGSLIIYILYFGVHKKTWGGFSMQCFKEWKSLLNLAIPSCISVCLEWWWYEIMILLCGLLLNPRAAVASMGILIQTTALIYIFPSCLSFSVSTRVANELGANQPKKAKLAAFVGLYCGFMLGFSALFFAVMVGNVWATMFTDDKEIITLTSVALPIIGLCELGNCPQTTGCGVLRGTARPKQGANINLCCFYLVGMPLAVWLAFFAGFDFKGLWLGMLAAQGSCMVTMMLVLIRTDWDFEAERAKELTGAEVVVVDDSKDVEQEKPRNGKAETRRVRFLC